The region CGTGGTGTTTAATTTCAGGCAAAGATTAAAAAGCGgagcctaccgaagtgttgaggcgaacggcgaTGGTGAAGAAATCTGGACCGAGACCGCTCGGccgtgcacagcggacgcatttcgatgggggcgagatgcaaaacacaggtttatttaaatttaggtgcattttaaaggatcccaggtggtcaaaattaatcctgagtcccccactacggcgtgcctcataatcgtatcgcggttctggctcttaaaattccagaatttttttttgacAGACCGCCGCAAGGTCCATGTtatgagcggctttttttttcgtcccgggcGCTCATTTCATGGCATAAGACACGCTCAAgcagttatttaagcatgtggaatgttaaaaatcGTTACATGAAAGTAAAGCGACGGTTGcggaagttgagaaagctagaataccgaggctgTCCCGCACACAACCGCAGCGCTGCGGTGTTCGCATTCCCTCTCATGCACggttgcgcctctagcggcgggcgctggctctatatgaaactgcggcggcagtttcgtgactagaaaaaaaaaaaaaacatggaaggactctgataGCAGTAAGGGGGAATGGAAAGCTGGTCGAGTCGGAATTGAGGCATTCTTTGAATCAGCGTAGAAAACGACGACAACACAAAatggaagaacacaggacgagcgctgatccTGGTACAGCGCTCATCCGGTGTCCTTCCCTTTTTTGTGCTGCCGTCGTTTTCCGCGCATATTCAAAGAATGCATCAGTACGTAAATcttttcgatggtggcaatacgtagtgtcgctatattgattcaatgatGAACGCCTTACCgctgacagtcatcgtgagatcggTTCCGCCGAATTTATTTGGCAACGCCTTGTATGATAGGACGCATCGTTTGATGCCTTGCGACAAATACCAtgtagtccccccccccccccccccccctcccggagAAAGAGATTTAAGGAAATCACCTTTTGTCTTATATTCAAGGGCCTCCAAGCTTTGGAAAGAAATTGCAGGTGGTCGAATGTCAAGGTGCGGACAGTTGGCACGGAAATACCCTATAGGGACATGATTTGGGGTGCTGTAACGTAAAGCTACTGTTTCTATTCCGTTTCTGCAAACAGCACTCCACAGTTGGTCAAAAATATTTCGGGCCAtctcaacttcgcctgtctgtcactcgacgtcacgaaaaccgcggtagaaccccatctgatatgacgcgTACACATGATTATGCATGACTAAACCAAACAGAAGACAAAGAATAATTTCCGATTCTATGCATTTTACGCCGTTAGCCCCccgctattggtcaaaagctTATGGGCTACGCCCACTTTGCTTGTCTGTAATGCGACGTCTGCAAACCGAGAaagctcaccgcgtcaaagtgacgtgcaaGCATTAAatatgcattattatgccgaacaaaatggAATGTTTTTCGGAATAGCTGGAGACTGactcgttccgaaaggaatagaagatggttgCCCGTGGATAGcactggcactggctactcggagcgacctaggagaatggatttatttgggTATAATAAACATTCTTGCGTGGCAGTTCGTCGAACTCTTTCGCCAAGTAAGCgtcatcactctgccaactcttcgcCGCTTAGGATGCGTACCAGCGGCATTTttattcttccgttgcacgccgccgcgattttcaaccagccaccgcaagctaagcaagcaGATGCGGGCCAATCGCAGATGCCGGTGCCACGGTCCTCAtctggttatctactttcactgcatGCGCTAGCTCGGCccagggctgggcaaagatactttgcaattgtatcatgATGTGATACAAGATACTCGAGCAAAAAGTATTTGAGATACAGGTACAAGATATTACCGAAGTTTTTAAATTCGATACGATACTTCccatttgtatcttaagatacttcgTTACATTCGCAAACTTTCCGTTATAGATCTATATAATGTAGCAGCAAACACGTATGCCCAAAAATGTTTCTGTCGAGCAAGTGTCATAGCACCGACGCAACTAAACGCtaaaaatcaagaaaacaaaaggtCGGCTGCGGGCAGACTTTCGCGCGCTTGTTTTGGTCGAGACGGCGCGAGCGCCACCACGTGACTCTGCTCCACCAATAGGGACGCGCAGACCTCATCGCCTGCCCTCGCTGGCAGAAATATAAAAGAAAGTAGTTGCCTTTAGTTTTATTCGGGCtggcttagtggcagcagtatcagcttgagaGGCGAAGTCCAGCCAACGTTATAGTTTCGCACGGTGATGTTGCCATAACtgtatcttgtatcttaagatacacgatACATTCATTCATGTATCGGAAGTACAGATAATGATACACGTCTTGTCAGACGTATCAGATACAAGATGCCCAAAGAGTATGTAAGatagtatctaagatacatgtaCCTTCGATATTGCCCAGCATtggctcgccccccccccccccccccccccgaagtaCTCTCCACTTCTGCATGCTGCTCgcatcttgtcagccaattaaataagaaaaGCCTGTCAAAGCAGGCATTCCTATTTACTTTGAACGCAAACAAAAGTGATCTGGTACACATAAGAAGAGTGTTTGTTTGGGATTTTCAAACAACGCTGAGCGTCACCTCGCGATGCtttcgtcggtggttacgtaaatttgacgtcgcAGGGGAATACAAACAGATTgaaatagttttacattataggGCCTTTGGTTTCGTAAGTCATGCGACGGAGTTGAGTCCAATTTAAACTGCTTAGCACAGTGATTTACTCGGGGCTGCGGAGTCTGTCTTTTATTGTACACAAAATAATTATCATGACAAGTGTCCTGGCCACTTGCTCAAGAACTCCCGTTTATTGGTGttccgggaaaaagaaaacgcacCGGTTCATCATTTGATTTATAAAGGCAGAAAACGCTGCGTTGGCTGCTCAGTAGTCTATGAAATCAGTTGACTTTGACAACATGAAACTGAAGTAACGACTCCATGTGACCGCAGCTCTACCATCTTCTGCTTGCTCAGCCATCTCGAAGAATTCCTTGGTGATCTCGATGGCGGTCCACGCCCTGACGAAGTCATCGAAGCCTATGGTGCCATCAGTGTCGTGCTGGTAGCGCTCCATAATGTCGGCTTCCAGCCGCCGACTTACCACGTCACCTGCCGGCACCACGGCAGACTTCAGACCGTCAGCGGTCATCCTGCCGTATTCAGAGTGCCTGCGGGCGAGGAAGAGATAAGGTCGAGTATTTCTAACTACATTATTATTAGCGCAAAAAACTTGCAAAGCCAGCTTCGGTAAGAAGATAGTAACAAGAAGCAAGAGGCATAAAGACGCGCGAACGTAGTTTTTCATTGCTTGATTGGTTATTTGACAGGGTGGGGTATAATTATTCCGAGGTTCCCCTACGAGTTATGAGAGCAGTTGCAGTTGCAGTGGATGTTTCGGTTTAGTTCTGtcaagagaaagacagaaaataATGCTTAAACAATGTCTCGAGGCCCATGTGGAGACGTGGGCAAAGGGATTGGAGATCATGGGAAGTTTCACTGTGAGTTAACCGTCTCTTCGAAGTGTTGCCCTCAGCCTTGGGCATTCCCTCATGCGCGTGCTTAGAATTTCACTCAATACGCGCAGTTCTTAAACATGTGCAAATACTATCGGAGCACTACTCGACAGGAATTCTACCCCATGAGGATGCCAtgaggacgccatgaagctgctTTTGGCGGAGGTGGCCAGGTTGTACTTTTCCCGTTTTTCTGTACTGACTTCCCTGGTATGATAGCAAGTGTCGTGGTTAAATCCCCTAGCTGACAGTAAATGCTGACGATGCGTTCGTGCGTGTGCGTATGTGCGTATGTCTTGTGTTTGCAGGTATGTTGTCCGAGCTGTGATTTTGCGTTCTTTCCTGGAGAACGCAAGAAGATTTTACGCAGTAACACCATTGTTCGCAGATCCCTAAGGGCTGGCTGTAATTAGTAAGGCGCGGCTGTCGACCAATTACAATGCGGTCGCGCGATAACCACCGAGT is a window of Dermacentor silvarum isolate Dsil-2018 chromosome 4, BIME_Dsil_1.4, whole genome shotgun sequence DNA encoding:
- the LOC125944799 gene encoding uncharacterized protein LOC125944799 yields the protein MTDDARIQDPEYPAQLFKSVVGTDTKAVGHRIVYRAVASGPWPPVGRKTLVLLTRQLYQDVVNEVTLEQFEGICAALSKLSITFAEHSEYGRMTADGLKSAVVPAGDVVSRRLEADIMERYQHDTDGTIGFDDFVRAWTAIEITKEFFEMAEQAEDGRAAVTWSRYFSFMLSKSTDFIDY